The sequence CTGTGACCCGCAGGTCGGTCAGGTCGAGGTCGGCGTCGGGGACCGGGAGGGCGCTCGCCACGTGGCCGTAGTCGTCGACGAAGACGACGAGGCGCGACTGCTCGGCCTGGTCGCTCGATCCTGCGCTCCTCTTCGCCGTCGCCGCGAACTGCGCGCGGTCGGCCAGCTCGCCCCCGACGACCCGGAGGAGCGCCGTCGTGTCGGCGGCGACGCGCCGCGCGGGGACCGGGCCGTCGAGCAGGTCGTCGTCGACCACGTGCGGGAGGAGGTCGAAGCCCTGCCAGTCGTCGGCGGACGCCTCCGGGAACGCGGCCGCGAGGTGGAGGTCGTCGGGGGAGTGGAGCGCCGCGAGCTGCATGACGAGCGATCGCGCAGCCGCGAGGACGTCGTCGCGGTCTCCGATGAGGGCCACGTGACCGGCGCGGTCGAGATCGACGGTGACGGGCATGCCGGCGACCGTCGAGTAGTGGTCGACGACGGTCTGAGCCTCGCCCTGCATGATCGGGTCGAAGGGCTGGACCGGGTTCTCGTCGCGGGGGAGGGCCAGGTCGAACCAGCGGACGTCGCCGACGCCGAGCCGGACGTCGAGGAAGTCGTCGTCGCCGCGCCGCCGTTCCCAGAGCCGCGCCGGGTCACGGACCAGCTCGGGCAGCGCCGCCGGCTCGGGGTTGAGCGTCGAGGCCTTCGCCCGCACCTCGCGGGCCCGCTGCCGCATGCGCCCCCGCGTCTTCTCGAGGAAGTCGAGGTAGCGCTCCCGCTGGGTGCGGCGCGTGCGAGCGGCGTTGCCGCGCTGCGACAGCGTCATGCCGAGCCCGCCGACGAGGGCCACGACGAGCACGAGCGCGCCCACCACCATGAAGACGGGGTTGGCGTTGCGGAGCACGACGATCATCACGATGGACGACAGCGACCCGACGACGGGCAGGAGCGTCTGGATCGGGATCCCGCCGACCGGCCCCTCGGTGAGAGCGGGCGGCGGGGCGAGCTGCTCCTCGTCATCCGCGCGGAGCGGCCGGCTGACGCGCGTGGGACGGTGGACGAGGCGCCGGGTCATGCGTCGACCCCCCGGCGCGCTCGGGAGCGGGAGACGACGGCTGCTGCCACCGGTGTCGGATCGAGGGTCCGCCCGGCGGCGGCCGGGGCGGACTGCGCGGCAGACCGGACCCTGGGCATCAGCTCGGCGGCGAGCCGCGTGAGAGCGAGGCGCGACCGTGACGAGAGCCGGTCGCTCGAAACCGGCGCCGCCGACGACCGCGCAGGATCGAAGGGAACGCGGATGATCACGGAGCCGGCCCCCCAGCGCACCGCCTCCGGCGCTCGTCCGGCGGTGTCGCCGAGATCGACGGCCGCGACGACGACGTGCGGGCGGTTCTCGAGGGCCCGCAGGGCGTCGGCGACGGCGACAGCCTCTTCGAGCGAGGAGCGGTCGCCCCGAGCCACGAGACACACGGCGTGGCTTCCGGCGGCGACACCGCCGAGGTCGAGCTCGGGCCGCCGGACGCCCCAGTCGGTGCAGACGGCGTCGAAAAACCGCGTGATGGGGGCCACCGGTGTCGCCCAGTCGGACTCGGTCGCGGCGATGCCCGAGCCCGGTGCACGCACGTCGAGCGTGTACAGGCCGCTGGCGGCCCGGTGCAGGGAGGCGGAGGCGTCGGCGAAGCTCGTGGGGCGGAGCCGGCGCGCATCCGGGGTCGTGACGGGGGTGTGCAGGGGGTCGTCGGCCGTCGCTCCGACCTGCCAGAGGAGCGTGCGGGTGCCACCGGAGGCGTTGACCCCGAGGACCGGGCCCGGCCGCCGGTGGGCCAGGAGGCTCGCGACAGCGGCGGACACCGTGGAGGCGCCGGTCCCTCCGGTCAGCTGAGCGAAGGCGATCCGGTGGCTCAGGGAGAGCGGTGCGCGGATGACGCGGTCGGCGCCCTCGAGCTCGCGGACCCGGGCCGCCGTCGACGAGAAGACGGCGGTCGGCGCGGTCGCCAGGGCGGTCAGGATCCGGCTCACGAGCTGAACGACCCGAGGAGCTCGCCGAACACGCCGAAGCTGCCCAGGAGGAGGGGGATCAGGGCGATCACCGAGACGGTCTCGAGGATGTTTCCGAACCGCCGGAACGACGCGCGTTGATGGGCGGCGGGCTCCGCGACGACGAGAGCGACCACGACGACCGCGACGCCGGCGAGGGAGGCCGCTGCCAGTGCGGGCTCGCCGGCGAACCGCGAGACGACTCCGTAGAGAAGGGGGAGCAGCACCCCGAGCCAGAGTGGCCAGGCCTGCGCCGCGAGCGGGAACGCCCGCGTACGGAGCGCTCCGATGACAGCCACGACCGCCCCCAGACCGAGGATCCACGGATCGCCTGTGAGGGCGACGCCGAAGAGCGCGGCCGACAGGGCGCCCGCGACGGCGAAGGTGGTCCAGGTCAGCGTGCGGTAGGCACCGCCCACGGTCGTCAGCACGCCCTCGCGGTCGGCGAGTCGCCCGGTCATCACCTGGTCGTCCAGGCCGGTGAGACCCGACGCGCTCATGGCGTACCAGGGCACCAGCCCCACACCGACGACGGCCACGACCGCGACGATGGCCGCGGCCTCGGCGACGGGCCGACCGGCCGCGATGAACCCCGACACGAGCGCCAGCGACAGGATCGACCCGGCCACGCCGACGCCCGCTCCGAGGATCGCCGGACGATCGCGGCGCCCGAGGCCCGCCACGAGCAGGAGCGAGATCCACGCGAGGAGCAGGGTCGTCGCGACCGCCACGGGCCAGGTCCACTCGATGAGCTGCTCCTTCGTGGTGACGAAGGTGTCACCAGTCACGGAGGCACCGGAGGAGGGCGAAGCCAGGAGGGCGCCGAGCACCGGCCAGAGCAGCCAGAGCGCGACGGGCAGCGTCGTCCCGAGCGCGACGCCCAGCAGCACGCGGGCCACGGAGCGGCGGCGGGCGAGGCCGAGCCCCATGCCGGCGAGCGACGACACGGCCCACAGCGCGACCGGGATCACGGCGAGACCCGGGACCTGGAGGGCCTGGAGCGAGGCCACCAGGATCAGCGCCCCCGCTCCGCCCGCCCCGAGCATCGTGCGGTGCTCCGCCGACCACAGCCCCGCCCTCGAGGCGAGCGACTCGCTGACGGCGTCGGTCACGTCGCTGACCTCGGGCGGCGGCGGAGCCTCGTCGAGACGGAGCAGACGCAGGATCTCGCCGTCGGCCACGGTCTGCTCCGCCGCCGACAGCGTCGGGTCGAGCTGCTCGCCGGTGAGTCGCACCAGGGTCAGCGGGCGGGCGACCGAAGCCACCTGCTCGCCGAGGAGCTCCATGAGGCGGGGGATCAGGGCGCCGACGGACTCGTCGCTCGGGACCACGATGGTGGCTCGGCGGAGGGTGCCGACGATGGTCAGCCGCGTGAAGTCGGTCATCGGGCGGAGCCCCCGTTGCCCGTGCTGCTGCCGGTGCCTGTGCTGCTGCCGGTGCCCGTGTCCGTGCCCGTGCTGCTCTGGCTCGCCTGCGAGTTGATCGCGTTGATGACGAAGGAGGTGCCGACACAGCCCGCGCAGATCACCGCGGCGAGGACCATGCTGCCGACGAGCCGCCGCACGTTGTCGTTGACGTCGCGCCGCTCGGCGAGCTCGCCGATCAGGAACGCGCCTCGGAGGCGCGCCCGGTGGGTCTTGACCGACTCGAGGAGGATCGCGTCGTTGTTCATGGAGTCCGTCCGTTCCTCGGGTGCGGTTCGTCGTGCAGCGAGGCGGTCACGCCTGCGCCCCCGGCAGGATCTCGAGGGAGCGCTCGCCGAGCTCGACGCGCCACCCGATCGAGGCGGCCGTCCGGAGGCCCGGGACGAGCGGCCGCACCCCGCCGTCGGCGTCGACGATCGCGCTGCCGTTGGTCGTGTTCAGGTCGGTCACCCAGAGCAGGCCGTCACGCCAGTCGAAGAGCGCGTGCGTCCGGGAGAGGCTCCGCGACAGGTCGGGCAGCGCGTGCACTGCCGTGCCCGCCGCATCCGTCTCGGGATTCCGGCCCACGAGGAGCGGCCTGTCGAGGACGACCTCGTCACCGGAGTCGAACACGAGGCGGGCGGAGAGGAAGGAGGGGCCGGAGGTCTCGCCGACGGCGGAGGCCCGAGCGCCGTGGCGACGCCTTCGGGGAGCCGCGCCGGTCTCGACCGGCTGACCCGCGGGATCCTGCGCGTCGCCCCGCCGGGGCCTCTCGGCCGTGCTCGGAGACCCGCCGGTCGCCAGATGCTGCTCGGCGAGAGAGATCGGGGCGTGAGCGGGGGTGAGCGGGTCTCGGCCGCGTCGCAGGTCGGCGCTCAGCGACGAGCGGGGGCGCCACCGCGCCAGAGCACCGACGACCGCTGCCGGAATGGTCGGAGGGAGGGCGGTGAGGTTGTCGACGTGTCGGAGAGCGAGGAGGCGCAGGCCGAGCGTCCGGCCCGAGGAGCGCAGGATCACGAGTTGCACGGCCACTGCCGCGAGGGCCCCGACGACCGCGGCCAGCACCACGGCCGCGCGCGACCCGGTCTCGACGAGGGCCGAGGCCGCACCGACCGCCACCAGGACGGCGAGAGCGGCATCGATGAGGACGGCCAGGCGTCGTCTCGGCGCGGCCGCCTGCACGACCCCCGCCAGGAGGCCGCCGGTCTGCGACAGGGCGCCACCGCTGGCAGAAGGGAGCTGGCGCGCGCCGCACGTGGTGCAGAACTGGTCGTCGGACGGCAGGACCTGCGCGCAGCGAGCGCAGCTGAGGGAGCCGAGCAATGCGCCGCTCATGATGCCTCCCCCCGGTCGATCGTCTCTGAGCCCCCGATAGTAGCGGTCTCTCAGGGCCGCTTTTTCGTTGTCCACAGGCGGGGACAAAGTGCTGACAGCCGGCCGGGGGACAAAAAGGAGGTCGGGTTGCGAGCGCTCGCGGACATCGCGCAGGATGGTCCGTGGCCCCCGTTCCGGGGGTAGACCGGGTCGGTCTCCTGAGGAGTACAAGGGAGGGCGGCGGCACCTCGAGAAGGGGCGCAGCCGGTGCATCGAAGGCTCGGGGTCTCGGAGTCGCAGACGAAGGGGAGGACCGCTGTGAAGTTCGCAATGGGTGCCGACACGCTGGGCGTGCTCGGCAAGAAGACCGGAAGCGCCAACCAAGACCTGGGAGCGCAGGTGAAGTCGCTGCTGGCGGCCGCCGAGCCGCTCCAGGGCAAGTTCAACGGCCAGGGGCGCGCCGCTTTCGACCGCTTCAAGTCGCAGTCCGACCAGGTCGCGAACGAGCTGAACGCGTCGCTCGCGGCCGTGCTCCAGGGCATCGGCGGCATGAACACGTCGTTCGGCCAGGGCGACCAGCAGATGGCCGACGAGCAGTCGCAGGCGGCCGGCTCGGTCAACTTCGACGCGGCTCGCTTCGGCGGGTCGAAGTAACGCACGGGGGAGAGAGAACATGTCAGGCAACCAGGCAGACCGCCGCGACTACGACGTCGCCGCTTCGCAGACCGCGCAAGACAACTTCAACCGCGTCGCCTCCCAGCTCGAGGCGCTCATCGACCAGCGCGACGCGGATGTCCGTGCCGCGATGAGCGACTACCAGGCCGACGGCGTCTCCGACGAGTACCAGGCGAAGGAGCTCCGCTGGAAGAACGCCGCCGCCGAGGTGAAGCAGATCATCCAGACGCTCCGCACGTCGCTCGCCAGCAACGACGACACCGCGCAGGCGACCCTGCAGAAGGCGAAGACCGCGGTCGACAACATCGGCTGACCTGGGTGAGTGAGGCCGACACGGAGCTGAGCGCATGACCTGGAGAGTCGATCCCGCAGGGGTCAAGACGGTCTTGGCCAACGTCCAGACCGAGAGTGCACCGATCTTCGACGCCCTCGCGAAGGTCGATGGAGAGGTCGAGGGCGCTGCGACCGCCGCGCAGTCGCAGATGATCGTAGGAGCCCTCGGCGAGTTCTTCTCGTCGATCGAGAAGTCGGTGAAGCTGATCGGCGACAGGGTTCCGGCCGCCTGCGACGGCGCTGCTGCGGCGACGATGGCCATCGTCGCGGGCGACGAGCAGATGGCGGCGACGGCCGAGCGCAACGCGCAGGCGTCCGCCGTGTCGGGCGACTTCAGGGTCTTCGGGGGTGCGCGGTGAGTCTGATCGACCCGTCAAGACTGCCGGGCGACGGTCTCGACGCCGATGCTGTCGCCACGCACGCCAGAGCCCTCTCGGGCTTCGCCACCTCCATCGGCGACGGCGGAGCAGCGACGCTCCGGGCCTGGCAGGCGCTGCCGACGTCCTATCAGTCCGACGGGTCCGAGCACCTGTACGACGTGATGACTCCCGTCGGCACCGCCTCGACCGATGTCGGCGACGGCTTGGCCGCGGTCTCGCGGGCGCTCGCCGCCTATGCCGACACGGTGCGGCCCATCCAGGCCGATCTTGTGGCTCTGAAGGCCGAGGCTGCCGCTTTCGTCAAGAAGGTCGGCGATTTCAAGCCGCACGATGTCACGACCGACGACATCTGGGTGAAGGTCAGCGCGGGCCCGATGGGCTTCATCGACCCTCCCAAAACGCACATCGACTCCTGGGATCAAGACCAGGGCCTCGTCGATACCAACAACTCTCTGATCCGGCGCGGAGCCGACCTCGCCGAGAAGTGGCTCGAGGCGCAGCGAACGTGCGCCAACGCGATCCTGGCCGCCGCCGGACACAGCGTCGCCGCGTCATCCGGTCAGGCGACGCCCGATCAGATCATGGCGCAGGCCGAGGCGATGATGCCCGGGGCCGGCGACAAAGACATCCAGACGCCGTGGGGCTCCACCTCGAGTCGCAAGGAGTCGTGCGGCGAGAAGGCGATGGGCTTCCCCGCGCACTTCGTCGGCGGTGTCTTCGAAGGCGCCTTCGGCATGGTCAAGGGAGTCAGCTCTCTCCTCACCGGCTGGGACGGCACCGGTGTCCCGTGGGAGTCCGAGCTCATCGCAGGATGGATCACGGGGCGCTCCGACCTCGCTTCAGACGCGTGGAGCCGCGCCGGCAAGGGCTACGCGGGTGCCTGGCTCGGCATGGCCCACCTCGGTGTCTCCCTCGTGCCGGGTGTCGACAGTGCCCTCCTCACTCTCGGCCAGACGCCTCTCGGCGGATTTCTCGGCAAAGACGTTCAGCAGGGCCTCACCGACTGGGCCCACGACGATCAGACCGCACTCCTCGACACGGTCGGCGGCCTCGTCGGGTTGAAGCTGCCCGACCAGTGGTGGGACGCCGAGTCGTGGGACGGCTTCAACATCGCCCAGGCCTGGGTCGACGATCCAGGCGGGGCCGCAGGATCGAGTGCGTTCAACATCGCGTCGTTCTTCGTGCCCGGCGCAGGCGAGGCGTCAGCGGGGGCGCACGCGGCCGAGGCTGCGGGGAGCGTGACCAAGGTCGGCGACCTGCTCGACGCCGCCGGTCACGCCGGGGCGTACACAGGAGACCTCGCTCACGGGCTGGATGCCGCCGAGCTCGCGTCCGTCGCCGACAAGGTCACTCTCACCGACGCGGCGCACGGCCTCGGTGATCTGCACCTCGGATCGCTCGACGCGTCCGTCGCCCACGAGTCGGCCGGCCTCGACGCGGCTCTGGCCAAGCTCGACACGACTAGTGCCGCCGACGCTGCCGGCGCCGCCGATGCTGCCGGCGCCGTCCGCGGTGTCTCGTCGGGTGCCGACCTGCCCGGCGTCCTCGCCCACGACGCTCCGCTGACCGGGCACGACCTCATCGATGGCGTCTTCACGAACACGGAGGCGCCGGCCGACATCGTCCCGCAGGCGGCTCACGCCGAGAGCGCAGGAACGTCCGCGGCCGACCACGCGGCGGTGCCCGAGCGCGAGTTCGTCTCCGTCGGCGCCGCCTCCGAGCACGCTGTCGTCGGCGAGCACGGCGCCGTCGGCGACCACGCTGTGTCTCCTGGCGACGTCACTCGAGGGCCGTCCGCCGAGCTCGGTCGTCCCGGCGAGGCCGGCGGGCTGAACAGCGGCGTCTCCCACGCTGACCTCGGTCACGGTGGCGCGTCGAGTGCGGGGGAGCATGCGATGCACCCGGGAGAGTCGGCTGGCGACGCCGCCTCCGGTTTCGGGCGGGGCGAGTCGGGCGGGACTCACGAGGGTGGGGCGCACGGTCCTGCTGAGGGTCCGGCGTTGGAGCCTCCCCCCGCGCAAGAGCCGTCGGAGCCTGCTCCCGCTCACGAACCGCCCGATGACACGCCGACGGCGCCGGCCGAGCCAGGGCACGATACCGGTTCCCACGAGCCGCCCGCTCACAACCCCGACTACGTCGAGGCTGCCCATCGTCTCGCGGAACGCACCCACACGAAGGTGGTCGAACTCGACTCCGGGACGAAGAGTGCTTGGAACTCCGACCTGTACCACTCGGCCGTCCAGCCCGAGACGACCTACAGCATCGACGGCGGTCGCTACCTCTTCCAGACCGACGAGCACGCTCGCGTCGTCCACGCGGAGGGTCACCTCGACACCATCGTCGATGCCGCCGACCGAGTTCGGCACGGCGGGCAGCAGCGTATCGCGGGAGGGGAGTACCGCCTGTCGACGGACGACGGCGGGCACTTCTTCGGTACTGTTTTCGGGGGCCCCGGCGAGGGGATCAACCTCACCGCGCAGCTTCGCGGCGTGAATCGCGGGGGTTTTCGGGCCCTCGAGCAGGACTGGATGAAGATTCTCGCGGAACCCGGTGGCCGAGTACATGTCGCGATTGATGCCCATTACGGTTCAGGACTTCGCCCGGAGGGCTACATGGTGAATCACAGAGTCCCAGGCGACGTGGAGTGGACAAAGGACTACTTCAGCAATTCTCCGCAGCCGTAAGAAAGAGGCCTGATCCTTGAGTGAAAGTGCTACCCGGCTGGGCAGGATTCAGCAGCTGCAGAGAGACATCGCGCTTCTCTCGAGAGATGACCTTGCAGGCCAACAGTGGTCGCAAGGCTTTTGGACGTACATGGAGGCCGGAACCCACGGTGCAGGTTCCAGCTATTTCCTCCTCCCGAACGGCGCGAGGGACAGCGTTCCCGGTCGGGGCATGATCTTCCCCGTCTGGTCTGAACTTCGATCGAGCATGTATGAGGCGGACAAAGGGACGTGGTTCTCTGCCCGGCTGACACTCAAGTCAGACGGTTCTTTCGCGTTCGAATTTAACTACGACCGTCGACCCTACGTGGGCAATCCAGCCACCACGTTCGAGCCGTCCCGATTCGGACCCAGACCGCTAGATGAAGAGTGGTTGGTTGACCTCGAGCGGTATCCGCGGTCGCCGGAGTTCATGCCGACATGGCTGTCCGAGATCGTGGTTGCGGCTTCGGCGCCGCGTCCGGCGTCGTGGGGGAAGGCTATTGAGAAGGCGATCGACGCTCCGGTGTCGTGGCCCTCCGAGTATGAGGTGCTCGCGCCGAAGTGGGGCTGGCGGGACATCTTCGCGTCGGTGTCGGAGCACATGGTCCGGCGGTTGAGGAGCGACGCGGACTATGTGGCGGTCCTGTCGGATGAGGGGAAGCGGGATCAGTGGTCGGGCCAGTTGGAGGGTCTCTTCGCGGATGTGTTCGCGGATGTCTTCGACGAGGTGCTGCTGGGCCGGCCCATGGACGTGCTGATCCGGTTGTGGCAGTTCTACTCGGCGAATCTGCGGGTGCCGAACCGCCCGGCGATCGACGACCTTGACCCGTCGGCGCCGATCGGTCGGGGTGAGTTGCCGGGCGTGGCGGGGTCGCTGATCGATGATGTGCAAGACGTGGTGTCGTCGATCATCGAGAAGCAGATCGTCGACCGGTTCGGCATCCGCGCCGACTAGGAGCGGACCACGGCCTAATGCATGGGATTCTGCTGGGGAGGCGCCCGGATCCGCGTGAGATGGGCTGACGGCGCAGAATCTCATGCAGTAGTCGCACCCCCCGCAGCTAGGAGACCCGAACGGACGTAATCCTGGGTGGGTCGACGGGCCCGGTCGTCGACGTGGCCGACCGGGCTCGCCACGGCGGGCAGCAGCGTATCGCGGGAGGGGAGTACCGCCTGTCGACGGACGACGGCGGGCACTCCTTCGGTACTGTTTTCGGGGGCCCCGGAGAGGGGATCAACCTCACCGCGCAGCTTCGCGGCGTGAATCGCGGGAGTTTTCGGGCGTTGGAGCAGGAATGGATGAACTCACTCCGGGACACCGGTGGAGAAGTCCACGTGACCATCGACGCCGAGTACGCGGGTGGCTCTCGCCCGTTGGGTTACAACGTGGACTTCAAGCTGCCCAATTCGCCCTGGCTCAACCGTTATTTTCCAAACTCCTGACTTGACGGAAGAGGGCACTGGCTTTGGCGAATTTAGGTACCACGATCGGAAACGCTGAGGAACTTCAGCGAGCGATCGCTGTTCAGATTCACCAGGATCTTGCGGATCTTGAGTGGTCGATTTCATATTCCGCTTTCCTCGAGGCTGGTTTGGAGAGTGCCCGCGCGAGCTACTTCGTGCGACCGGATGGAACCGAAGACAGCATCCCGGGCGCGCGCAGGATCTCGGAACTCTGGAGCCAATTACGAGCGATCATGTATGAGGACGGCCGGGGTACTTGGTTTTCCTCCCGTCTGACGTTGCGTGCGGACGGTTCGTTCGAGTTTGATTTCAATTACGACTGCCGGCCTTATGCCGGTCAGATCCAAGACATGTGCGAGCCGTCGCGCTGGGGTCCACCACAACCGATCGACGACTCGTGGCTAGCTGACGCGCGCCGCTACCCGCGGTCGCCGGAGTTCATGCCTGGGTGGTTGTCTGAGCTGGTGGCTGGCGCGTCGGTGCCGCGGCCAGCGTCCTGGGGGAGGGCGATCCGGGAGGCGATCGACGCTCCGGTGTCGTGGCCGTCGGAGTATGAGGTGCTCGCGCCGAAGTGGGGTTGGCGGGACATCTTCGCGTCGGTGTCGGAGCACATGGTCCGGCGGTTGAGGAGCGACGCGGACTATGTGGCGGTCCTGTCGGATGAGGGGAAGCGGGATCAGTGGTCGGGCCAGTTGGAGGGTCTCTTCGCGGATGTGTTCGCGGATGTCTTCGACGAGATGCTGCTGGGGCGGCCCATGGACGTGTTGATCCGGTTGTGGCAGTTCTACGCGGCCAATCTGCGGGTGCCGAACCGTCCGGCGATCGATGATCTCGACCCGTCGGCGCCGATCGGTCGGGGTGAGTTGCCGGGCGTGGCGGGGTCGTTGATGGACGACGTGCAAGACGTGTTGACGTCGATCATCGAGAAGCAGATCGTCGACCGCTTCGGCATCGCCGCCGACTGAAAGCACTATCCCGCGTCGGCCGAGCGGAAATCGGACGCCCGATCGACGAGCACACCCCCGAGCAGTGCCGCCAAGCGCTCCGCGACCGCGACTCCGGCGACCTCCGCCGGCCCCCACGGCACGACCACATCCGACCACCAGAGACCGGCGACGGCATCAGGACGCAGGCCGTGAAGCACAGGACGCCCGGGGAGGAGGCGCGCCAGCTCGGGCCCGAGGACGTCGGGCGTGATCCTGCGCGGGTGGAGCACCGTGACGAGCGGGTCGAGCGCGCGCGTGTGGAATCGCGCCATGAGTCCGCCCGCGTCGAGGGTCATCGACACGGGCTCGCCAGCGGCCTCCGCGGCGGCGCGGAAAGCGGCATCGCCGGGCATCTCCGGCGACAGGATCACGAACTCACGCGGCATCCGGGCCACCTCCGAGTCTCAGGCCGGTGAGTTCCTCGAGCCGGTCGCGGCCGAGCGCGTCGAGCAGGGGCGAGAGCTTCGCCCACCCCGAGTCGCCAGGTCTCGCGGGCAGGTCGCGGAACCCGTAGACGAGAGCCGGCACCCGGGGCCGACCGCCGACGACCGCACCGAACTCGGCCGCGTGCGCCGCGGGGTCGAGGCCGAGCGACCTCACGGCCGGAGCACCGAGCAGCAGAGCGACGGGTTCGGGATCCTGCCGGAGGAACGGCCTCGTCGTGAGGTCGCGCCGCCCGACCCGCGTGAAGATCGTCGCGACGAGAGGCAGCGCCGACGAGCAGAGGGCGAGCAGGATGCTCCGACTCGCCTCGATCGCGCCCGTCGCCTCGGCAGACCCCGGCTCCCCGACCCCGATCACGGCCGTCACGACCTCCTCGACGCCCTGGTCGGTGCGCCGAGCGGTGATCGACCCGGCGAACGTGTGCTCCTCGGTGCCAGTGACGACGAGGCGCGTGTCGGCGGGCATCCGCGAGCGGACGTACGCGGTGAGGACGTCGCGGTTCCACGGCGCTTCGACGGGTTCGTGGGTTCCCCAGGCGAAAGGCGTCGTCGCTCCGCCGAGGGTGCTCAGGATCTCGGAGGCGCGCCCGAGACGTGTCTCGGCGGCGGGCCGGTGCCGGATCGACGCCGAGACGACGAACTGCGTCTGGTCGGGCTGCTCGAGGGTCAGGAAGCGGGGCGACACGGCTCCCGGGCCTGGAGTCAGGACCTCTTCGACGCTC is a genomic window of Frondihabitans peucedani containing:
- a CDS encoding EsaB/YukD family protein; this encodes MTDFTRLTIVGTLRRATIVVPSDESVGALIPRLMELLGEQVASVARPLTLVRLTGEQLDPTLSAAEQTVADGEILRLLRLDEAPPPPEVSDVTDAVSESLASRAGLWSAEHRTMLGAGGAGALILVASLQALQVPGLAVIPVALWAVSSLAGMGLGLARRRSVARVLLGVALGTTLPVALWLLWPVLGALLASPSSGASVTGDTFVTTKEQLIEWTWPVAVATTLLLAWISLLLVAGLGRRDRPAILGAGVGVAGSILSLALVSGFIAAGRPVAEAAAIVAVVAVVGVGLVPWYAMSASGLTGLDDQVMTGRLADREGVLTTVGGAYRTLTWTTFAVAGALSAALFGVALTGDPWILGLGAVVAVIGALRTRAFPLAAQAWPLWLGVLLPLLYGVVSRFAGEPALAAASLAGVAVVVVALVVAEPAAHQRASFRRFGNILETVSVIALIPLLLGSFGVFGELLGSFSS
- a CDS encoding FHA domain-containing protein: MSGALLGSLSCARCAQVLPSDDQFCTTCGARQLPSASGGALSQTGGLLAGVVQAAAPRRRLAVLIDAALAVLVAVGAASALVETGSRAAVVLAAVVGALAAVAVQLVILRSSGRTLGLRLLALRHVDNLTALPPTIPAAVVGALARWRPRSSLSADLRRGRDPLTPAHAPISLAEQHLATGGSPSTAERPRRGDAQDPAGQPVETGAAPRRRRHGARASAVGETSGPSFLSARLVFDSGDEVVLDRPLLVGRNPETDAAGTAVHALPDLSRSLSRTHALFDWRDGLLWVTDLNTTNGSAIVDADGGVRPLVPGLRTAASIGWRVELGERSLEILPGAQA
- a CDS encoding pore-forming ESAT-6 family protein; its protein translation is MSGNQADRRDYDVAASQTAQDNFNRVASQLEALIDQRDADVRAAMSDYQADGVSDEYQAKELRWKNAAAEVKQIIQTLRTSLASNDDTAQATLQKAKTAVDNIG
- a CDS encoding DUF6507 family protein; protein product: MTWRVDPAGVKTVLANVQTESAPIFDALAKVDGEVEGAATAAQSQMIVGALGEFFSSIEKSVKLIGDRVPAACDGAAAATMAIVAGDEQMAATAERNAQASAVSGDFRVFGGAR
- a CDS encoding DNA/RNA non-specific endonuclease, translated to MSLIDPSRLPGDGLDADAVATHARALSGFATSIGDGGAATLRAWQALPTSYQSDGSEHLYDVMTPVGTASTDVGDGLAAVSRALAAYADTVRPIQADLVALKAEAAAFVKKVGDFKPHDVTTDDIWVKVSAGPMGFIDPPKTHIDSWDQDQGLVDTNNSLIRRGADLAEKWLEAQRTCANAILAAAGHSVAASSGQATPDQIMAQAEAMMPGAGDKDIQTPWGSTSSRKESCGEKAMGFPAHFVGGVFEGAFGMVKGVSSLLTGWDGTGVPWESELIAGWITGRSDLASDAWSRAGKGYAGAWLGMAHLGVSLVPGVDSALLTLGQTPLGGFLGKDVQQGLTDWAHDDQTALLDTVGGLVGLKLPDQWWDAESWDGFNIAQAWVDDPGGAAGSSAFNIASFFVPGAGEASAGAHAAEAAGSVTKVGDLLDAAGHAGAYTGDLAHGLDAAELASVADKVTLTDAAHGLGDLHLGSLDASVAHESAGLDAALAKLDTTSAADAAGAADAAGAVRGVSSGADLPGVLAHDAPLTGHDLIDGVFTNTEAPADIVPQAAHAESAGTSAADHAAVPEREFVSVGAASEHAVVGEHGAVGDHAVSPGDVTRGPSAELGRPGEAGGLNSGVSHADLGHGGASSAGEHAMHPGESAGDAASGFGRGESGGTHEGGAHGPAEGPALEPPPAQEPSEPAPAHEPPDDTPTAPAEPGHDTGSHEPPAHNPDYVEAAHRLAERTHTKVVELDSGTKSAWNSDLYHSAVQPETTYSIDGGRYLFQTDEHARVVHAEGHLDTIVDAADRVRHGGQQRIAGGEYRLSTDDGGHFFGTVFGGPGEGINLTAQLRGVNRGGFRALEQDWMKILAEPGGRVHVAIDAHYGSGLRPEGYMVNHRVPGDVEWTKDYFSNSPQP
- a CDS encoding DNA/RNA non-specific endonuclease; translation: MADRARHGGQQRIAGGEYRLSTDDGGHSFGTVFGGPGEGINLTAQLRGVNRGSFRALEQEWMNSLRDTGGEVHVTIDAEYAGGSRPLGYNVDFKLPNSPWLNRYFPNS
- a CDS encoding DUF6177 family protein gives rise to the protein MTDPAFVTAPFHPLADAVSDRWVHVETRSEVVALGQLQADLFVRAATTGRAVVLVSDEWTRLTEAFRDLLTGTGGRWVVRRSDGSLRNGLTGRTLESVEEVLTPGPGAVSPRFLTLEQPDQTQFVVSASIRHRPAAETRLGRASEILSTLGGATTPFAWGTHEPVEAPWNRDVLTAYVRSRMPADTRLVVTGTEEHTFAGSITARRTDQGVEEVVTAVIGVGEPGSAEATGAIEASRSILLALCSSALPLVATIFTRVGRRDLTTRPFLRQDPEPVALLLGAPAVRSLGLDPAAHAAEFGAVVGGRPRVPALVYGFRDLPARPGDSGWAKLSPLLDALGRDRLEELTGLRLGGGPDAA